One genomic region from Epinephelus fuscoguttatus linkage group LG8, E.fuscoguttatus.final_Chr_v1 encodes:
- the LOC125892763 gene encoding regulator of G-protein signaling 22 encodes MCGVISTEFSYLTAGNFENCLASDDVLAHFFNDFLTLPSFPEALLYNQETGQFEIVSEAAEFVSRRIRSVLHRRKSQLLTGDPTVLARTPPVDNHYTVCCLDREQGIQWILKERLPFFLQSDCYNEYRLAKLLFQRNPIFPIQRWKGSSGRTTLSAPQLCFPSQSDKENNKFLKVLTCSHSQDISTKQGSVGLHNVRSLHSGQKKHIITECGESSRCFSGCSEPENPCTFSSLSSSCSLSFNLISERTQELQTSQPDLSLYFTEPSACQNYESSELQLENLAAKVVKQVLNNALCAMDAQSQANTSDCSSKSGDQTNCASTDRSCECKVCQHSADGGKERLGGKKEKVQEGKRGSGVKEKTEWFNKNREVGSRGTDQENILDICCHGTCCHDNRPGLDELKDFLRGTPGEKLLNLWMDIERLKTTQNRQRKNRNLVLMRSRYLLSSSQSSLNVELLSRLGLTTSPCWTEEKLHSVQPCLTESLLSYWVPRFWTSQYVQDDRDDFPHLELWTECCAIPLSDIQPHHGSMTLPPLGPDTCLPQSTHTVHTQLYFSRSQLLSSRRMEKMILALCVDSYAGLYFTKFCEQSGNQLWENAVNFWTDLQHYHELFYQDGLDPYRVQREAQLLYSTYLFSSAKRSISVDEDIRREVYDQLMPAFEELFDKVEEHVLNILLEPWTLLVSRDKESFQKVRVQEEVRCINSPEHRELQSLHEESECRLKQVEQSGSMLFRSPNTPSAPSSKGPQASDSWSRVSPNYQGYRLGSLLRHRHEIGHFMSFLKNQDASIHLTCWLDLEQYRRTSQKDEAVRQERSSHIATKYLNRKYFFGSDSPATTEQQNDILRLAGGLERLKLECLSNPVAVEIQDIIRSHIEKQWLPLFLSTAEFTERVKDKPKPQAADRLAQHVYRRRRARREVWKAEGLWMSSSKEILLFRRILLNPVTCTQFQHFVSLKGDFLENDVLFWLEVQRYKDLCHSHSDEATIQQKISTIISCFINSSMPPALQIDIPPEQAQHVLEKRHELGPYIFREAQMSVFSALLKFWPEFQELSSSVQEEQLLPLLQEKRVKHRARVRRQRRKEEEEEEEEEDERRRAQEELERPESSFGEEEEMDDEDEVEEQEGKGGKKQWRTQSRVQTPTQPLSWSYSKYVAALRREELLLRRQNQLEASFSTASDSASDRSVKSADSKHSRQPLSHRSSRTDSKQCNRYNRGVRVCNMK; translated from the exons ATGTGTGGAGTAATTTCAACAG AGTTTTCCTATCTAACGGCTGGCAATTTT GAGAACTGCCTTGCCTCTGATGATGTTTTGGCTCACTTCTTTAATGATTTCCTAACTCTGCCA TCTTTCCCAGAGGCTTTGTTGTACAACCAGGAGACTGGGCAGTTTGAGATAGTGAGTGAGGCGGCTGAGTTTGTCTCCAGAAGAATCAGATCAGTCTTACACCGCAGGAAATCACAACTCCTTACCGGTGACCCCACAGTGCTGGCCAGAACCCCTCCAGTAGACAACCATTACACTGTCTGT TGTCTGGACAGAGAGCAAGGAATTCAGTGGATCTTGAAGGAGAGATTGCCCTTTTTCCTTCAAAGTGACTGCTACAATGAATACAG ACTAGCCAAGTTGTTGTTTCAGAGGAACCCAATCTTCCCAATCCAGAGGTGGAAAGGCAGTTCAGGTCGAACCACCTTGTCAGCCCCACAACTGTGTTTTCCCTCCCAATCTGACAAGGAAAATAACAAGTTCCTAAAAGTCCTAACATGCTCACATTCTCAAGACATTTCAACTAAACAAG GGTCAGTGGGGTTGCACAATGTTAGGAGTCTACACTCTGGCCAGAAGAAACATATCATCACAGAATGCGGGGAATCATCCAGATGTTTCTCTGGCTGTTCTGAGCCAGAGAACCCATGTACCTTTTCCTCTTTGTCCTCCTCATGTTCCTTGTCTTTTAACCTTATAAGTGAGAGAACCCAGGAACTTCAGACCTCACAACCAGACTTGAGCCTCTACTTCACTGAGCCATCAGCTTGCCAGAATTATGAGTCTTCTGAATTACAGCTGGAGAACCTGGCTGCCAAAGTTGTTAAACAGGTGCTTAACAATGCACTGTGTGCGATGGATGCTCAGAGCCAGGCAAACACATCTGACTGTTCCAGCAAATCAGGAGACCAGACAAACTGTGCCAGCACAGACAGATCCTGTGAATGTAAAGTTTGCCAGCACTCGGCTGATGGAGGCAAAGAAAGGTTGgggggaaagaaagagaaagttcAAGAAGGCAAGAGGGGGAGTGGAGTTAAAGAAAAGACGGAGTGGTTTAATAAGAACAGGGAAGTGGGGAGCAGAGGCACAGACCAGGAAAATATCCTTGATATTTGTTGCCATGGTACCTGTTGCCATGACAATAGACCAGGCCTGGATGAGTTGAAGGACTTTTTGCGAGGAACGCCAGGAGAGAAACTTCTTAACCTCTGGATGGATATAGAGAGACTGAAAACTACACAGAACAGACAGCGGAAGAACCG AAATTTGGTCCTGATGAGGAGCCGGTACCTGCTGAGCAGCAGCCAGAGCAGTCTCAATGTGGAGCTGCTCTCCAGACTGGGACTGACTACCTCCCCCTGCTGGACAGAGGAGAAACTGCACTCAGTTCAGCCATGCCTCACTGAGTCTCTGCTTTCCTACTG GGTTCCACGGTTCTGGACGTCCCAGTATGTTCAGGACGACCGTGATGACTTCCCTCATCTAGAGCTGTGGACAGAGTGCTGTGCTATCCCTCTATCAGACATACAGCCCCACCATGGTTCTATGACTCTGCCTCCTCTCGGCCCTGACACGTGTCTGCCCCAGTCCACCCACACTGTCCATACACAG TTATATTTTAGCAGAAGTCAGTTACTGAGCAGCAGAAGAATGGAAAAGATGATACTGGCTCTTTGTGTTGACTCGTATGCCGGCTTATACTTCACAAAATTCTGTGAACAATCTGGAAACCAG CTTTGGGAGAATGCCGTTAACTTTTGGACTGACCTGCAGCACTACCATGAGCTGTTCTATCAGGATGGACTGGACCCCTACAGAGTACAGAGAGAGGCACAG cTCCTTTACTCCACCTATCTCTTCAGCTCTGCCAAGAGGAGTATCAGTGTTGATGAAGACATCAGAAGAGAGGTGTATGACCAACTGATGCCCGCTTTTGAGGAGCTGTTTGACAAGGTTGAGGAACACGTACTGAATATCCTGCTGGAGCCATGGACACTGTTGGTCAGCAGGGACAAAGAGTCCTTCCAGAAG GTCCGTGTGCAGGAGGAGGTGCGCTGCATCAACAGTCCGGAGCACAGGGAACTCCAAAGTCTGCATGAGGAATCCGAGTGCCGACTGAAACAG GTGGAGCAGAGTGGTTCCATGCTATTTCGCTCTCCTAACACACCTTCAGCTCCCTCCTCAAAGGGCCCTCAGGCATCTGACTCTTGGTCCAGAGTGTCTCCAAATTACCAAGGCTATCGTCTAGGTTCCTTACTTCGTCACCGCCATGAAATTGGGCACTTTATGTCCTTCCTAAAGAATCAGGATGCCAG TATCCATCTGACATGCTGGCTGGATCTGGAACAGTACAGAAGGACTTCTCAGAAGGATGAGGCTGTCAGACAGGAGAGATCGTCTCATATCGCAACCAAATACCTCAACAGGAAGTACTTCTTTGGCTCTGACAGCCCTGCCACAACAGAGCAACAGAATGAT ATACTGCGTCTGGCAGGTGGGCTGGAGCGTTTGAAGCTGGAATGTCTCTCGAACCCCGTCGCTGTGGAAATCCAGGACATCATCAGGAGTCACATTGAGAAACAATGGCTGCCTCTGTTCCTGTCCACAGCAGAGTTcacagagagagtgaaagacaAACCAAAG ccccaagcagcagacaggctCGCACAGCACGTCTACCGTCGACGCAGAGCGAGGAGAGAAGTCTGGAAG GCTGAGGGCCTGTGGATGAGTTCCTCCAAAGAGATCCTGTTGTTTCGACGGATCCTTCTCAACCCCGTCACTTGTACGCAGTTCCAGCACTTTGTCTCTCTGAAGGGAGACTTCCTAGAAAATGATGTGCTCTTCTGGCTGGAGGTGCAGAGATATAAG GACCTCTGTCATTCCCACAGCGATGAGGCCACCATCCAGCAGAAGATCTCCACCATCATTAGCTGTTTCATCAACTCCTCCATGCCCCCTGCCCTGCAGATAGACATCCCTCCTGAACAGGCCCAGCATGTTCTGGAGAAACGCCACGAGCTGGGCCCTTACATCTTCAGAGAGGCACAg ATGTCAGTGTTCAGTGCTTTGCTGAAGTTTTGGCCTGAGTTTCAAGAGCTGAGCAGCAGCGTCCAAGAGGAGCAACTTCTTCCTTTGCTGCAAGAGAAACGAGTCAAACACAGAGCGAGAGTACGGCGACagagaaggaaagaggaggaagaggaagaggaggaggaggatgagagaagaagagctCAG GAAGAGCTGGAGAGACCAGAGTCcagttttggagaggaggaagagatggatGACGAAGATGAGGTAGAAGAACAAGAGGGaaaaggtggaaaaaaacagtgGAGGACACAGAGCAGAGTGCAGACTCCCACACAGCCG TTGTCGTGGTCCTACTCCAAGTATGTGGCAGCTCTGAGGAGAGAGGAGTTGCTGTTGAGGAGACAAAATCAGCTGGAAGCCTCGTTCTCCACAGcctcag ACTCTGCCTCTGACCGCAGTGTCAAGTCAGCAGACAGTAAACACAGCCGCCAGCCGCTCTCACATCGCTCCTCCAGAACGGACAGTAAACAGTGTAACAGATATAACA GGGGTGTGAGAGTCTGCAACatgaaataa
- the fbxo43 gene encoding F-box only protein 43, which produces MQCTPESNVYHASCKGQHCYDDCSDSGYSGLFHSPQSICRVDSCRSLSPVEFSETPKENLRLSGTPKEKTREPVGVLGKDSRGTQRQSAVSWCETPKAYKRHASLRHRLLMCKATTDVKTDNTRSPCNRKTEPSTRSEHWLSASFDSLDTVTGAFASSTLKSEQDLPLSSRKRRLLFTQVRTSTLEDGKLNSGYFASFERRVSLSDADFSESIRASDQSNIETPCYIKSLPASSKEISESPVSGVTNNLYDGSSVLSTPSSTHTPRYIRSACEDSGFSSLDKSRDSSVDHDGSYQELLLLSSRGNCETPNLAEAKRRSRLQRQHRLSTLKEGGSQSEEDPAEGKHEYLRQCHSLSKEDEVFTDDATPCSVLSAKCVNSTTSESFTSLKQDDATPLRGTTTKPQNVTPFSTAPANPDVTPLRTTPVNLSLTPALQLVHAMCQQRAHMFDGQSPSLKDQLKSTEVLGFRTTMPLAGLIGRKMGLGKVDILTELKKRNLRHILAVILSHLTPESIYSCGQVCKRWNEIIQQDKRASLKRRNYLSEVEAALELGGAVHVPEAETRLALLKRSALKTVQAQSRTSSYCTPQSGNSTLTTSQHSILNSGGSSSKRDKFLEVAKTLFNDECLKPCPRCQHPARCHSVKGEGVCSRADCGFQFCTTCLCAFHGSRECGSQSVGRRKKDIILPGSAQSKRNVRRL; this is translated from the exons atgcAGTGCACTCCTGAATCAAATGTCTACCATGCAAGCTGCAAAGGACAGCACTGCTATGATGACTGCTCTGACAGTGGATACTCAGGTTTGTTCCACAGCCCACAGAGCATCTGCAGAGTCGACTCCTGTAGGTCTTTGTCTCCAGTAGAATTCAGCGAAACACCTAAAGAGAACCTTAGGCTTTCAGGCACTCCTAAGGAGAAGACCAGAGAACCAGTTGGAGTTCTGGGCAAAGACTCAAGAGGAACACAGCGGCAATCAGCAGTTAGCTGGTGTGAAACTCCTAAAGCATACAAAAGACATGCCTCACTGCGACACAGACTTCTAATGTGCAAAGCCACCACAGATGTCAAAACTGACAACACAAGGTCACCATGCAACAGAAAGACTGAGCCTTCCACCAGGTCTGAACACTGGCTCAGTGCATCGTTTGACTCTCTAGACACTGTGACTGGGGCTTTTGCATCAAGCACTTTAAAATCGGAGCAGGATCTGCCACTATCTAGTAGGAAACGTCGTCTTCTCTTCACTCAGGTGAGGACCTCCACTCTTGAAGATGGTAAACTCAACTCTGGTTACTTTGCCAGTTTTGAAAGAAGAGTTTCACTCTCAGATGCAGATTTCAGTGAGAGCATTCGTGCATCTGATCAAAGTAATATTGAGACTCCATGCTATATCAAATCCCTGCCTGCCTCGTCTAAGGAAATCTCTGAATCACCAGTCAGTGGTGTGACCAATAATCTATATGACGGCTCAAGTGTCTTGTCTACACCATCATCCACACATACACCCAGATATATCAG GTCTGCGTGTGAAGACAGTGGTTTTAGTTCCCTTGATAAATCCCGAGACTCCTCTGTGGACCATGATGGCTCATATCAGGAGCTGCTCCTTTTGTCCTCCAGAGGAAACTGTGAAACCCCCAATCTGGCGGAGGCAAAGCGGCGCTCCCGTTTGCAGCGTCAACACAGGCTTTCAACCCTTAAAGAAGGGGGTTCTCAGTCTGAGGAAGACCCAGCAGAGGGAAAGCATGAATATCTTCGTCAGTGCCATAGTCTTTCTAAAGAAGATGAGGTTTTTACTGACGATGCCACCCCTTGCAGTGTCCTTTCTGCTAAATGTGTTAATAGCACAACCTCTGAAAGTTTCACCTCTTTAAAACAAGATGATGCCACCCCACTAAGAGGAACTACCACCAAGCCACAAAACGTGACACCTTTTAGCACCGCTCCAGCAAATCCAGATGTTACTCCTCTCAGAACAACCCCAGTCAATCTCTCTCTGACTCCTGCTTTGCAGCTGGTTCATGCTATGTGCCAGCAGAGAGCACACATGTTTGATGGCCAGAGTCCGAGCCTTAAGGACCAGCTGAAGTCCACAGAGGTTCTGGGGTTCAGGACCACCATGCCATTGGCAGGGCTGATTGGCAGGAAGATGGGCCTGGGGAAAGTGGACATACTCACAGAGCTGAAGAAGAGGAACCTCAGGCACATCCTGGCTGTTATCCTCAGCCACCTGACCCCCGAGAGCATCTACAG TTGTGGTCAGGTGTGCAAGAGGTGGAACGAAATCATCCAACAAGACAAGCGAGCTAGTTTGAAGAGAAGAAACTACctgagtgaagtggaggctgCTCTTGAG CTGGGTGGTGCTGTCCATGTCCCTGAAGCAGAGACAAGACTGGCTCTGCTTAAGAGGTCGGCCCTCAAGACGGTTCAGGCTCAGTCTCGGACGTCCAGCTACTGCACCCCGCAGTCAGGAAATAGCACTTTAACCACATCACAGCACAGCATCTTAAATTCAGGCGGCAGTAGCAGCAAACGGGATAAATTCCTAGAA gttGCCAAAACTCTCTTCAACGATGAGTGCCTCAAGCCTTGCCCTCGATGTCAGCATCCCGCAAGGTGTCACTCAGTGAAAGGGGAAGGAGTTTGCAGCAGAGCTGACTGTGGTTTCCAGTTTTGCACAACCTGCTTGTGTGCTTTCCACGGCTCTAGAGAGTGTGGCAGCCAATCTGTAGGCCGTCGCAAGAAGGACATAATTCTTCCAGGAAGCGCTCAAAGCAAGCGAAATGTTAGAAGACTATGA